A region from the Marinobacter sp. SS13-12 genome encodes:
- the gatB gene encoding Asp-tRNA(Asn)/Glu-tRNA(Gln) amidotransferase subunit GatB, which yields MQWDIVIGLEIHVQLATRTKIFSGSSTAYGAEPNTQANAVDLAMPGTLPVPNEQAFRYAVMFGLAVNAEIERRSVFERKNYFYPDLPKGYQTTQLERPIVGPGYVDLDLANGETKRVRIHHAHLEEDAGKSLHEDFHGMTGIDLNRAGTPLIEVVTEPDMTNAEEAVAFARKLHGIVTSLGICDGDMSQGSMRFDVNISLKPKGSDTLGTRTETKNLNSFRFMEQAIAHEVERQMDILEDGGTIVQETRLYNGDRDESRSMRTKEEANDYRYFPCPDLLPVEIDDAFIDEARNSLPELPDARKARFMEQYGLNDYDAGLLASDSKLAAFFEAAADRGKDAKLASNWVQGEFSARLNAEEKSVADSPISGAQLGDLVVRIADNTISSAGAKKVFEALWSGENDNVDAIIDAKGLKQVSDTGELEKMVDEVLASMPDQVAQYQQESDPKKQKKMLGGFMGPLMKASKGQGNPKLFNEILVKKLGG from the coding sequence ATGCAATGGGACATTGTGATCGGGCTGGAAATTCACGTTCAGCTTGCCACCCGAACCAAGATTTTTTCCGGCTCCAGCACCGCCTATGGCGCCGAGCCCAACACCCAGGCCAACGCCGTTGACCTGGCGATGCCGGGCACCCTGCCGGTTCCGAATGAGCAGGCGTTCCGCTACGCGGTGATGTTCGGCCTGGCGGTCAATGCAGAGATCGAACGCCGTTCAGTGTTCGAACGCAAGAACTACTTCTATCCGGACCTGCCCAAGGGCTACCAGACCACCCAACTGGAGCGGCCCATCGTGGGCCCCGGCTATGTGGATCTCGACCTGGCCAACGGTGAGACCAAGCGTGTGCGCATTCACCACGCCCACCTGGAAGAAGACGCCGGCAAGTCTCTGCATGAAGACTTTCACGGCATGACCGGCATCGACCTGAACCGGGCGGGTACCCCGCTGATCGAAGTGGTCACTGAACCGGACATGACCAATGCCGAGGAAGCGGTGGCCTTTGCCAGGAAGCTACACGGTATTGTAACGTCACTGGGCATCTGTGATGGCGACATGTCCCAGGGCTCCATGCGGTTTGACGTGAACATCTCGCTCAAACCGAAAGGCTCTGACACTCTGGGCACCCGCACCGAAACCAAGAACCTGAACTCCTTCCGTTTCATGGAACAGGCCATCGCCCACGAGGTGGAGCGGCAGATGGATATCCTCGAAGACGGTGGCACCATCGTGCAGGAAACCCGCCTGTACAACGGCGACAGGGACGAATCCCGCTCCATGCGCACCAAGGAGGAAGCCAACGACTACCGTTACTTCCCCTGCCCGGACCTGCTGCCGGTGGAAATCGACGATGCCTTTATCGACGAAGCCCGCAACAGCCTCCCGGAACTGCCGGACGCCCGCAAGGCACGCTTCATGGAGCAGTACGGCCTGAACGACTACGACGCAGGCCTGCTGGCCAGTGATTCAAAACTCGCGGCGTTCTTCGAAGCCGCCGCGGATCGAGGGAAAGATGCCAAACTGGCTTCCAACTGGGTCCAGGGCGAATTCTCCGCACGACTGAACGCAGAAGAAAAATCTGTTGCCGACTCGCCGATCTCCGGTGCCCAGTTGGGTGACCTGGTGGTGCGCATTGCCGATAACACGATTTCCTCGGCCGGTGCCAAGAAGGTATTCGAAGCCCTGTGGTCTGGCGAGAACGACAATGTGGACGCGATTATCGACGCCAAAGGCCTGAAGCAGGTGTCTGACACCGGCGAACTGGAGAAAATGGTGGACGAGGTACTCGCCTCCATGCCGGATCAGGTGGCCCAGTATCAGCAGGAGTCCGATCCCAAGAAGCAGAAGAAGATGCTCGGCGGATTTATGGGGCCGCTGATGAAGGCCTCCAAGGGTCAGGGCAATCCGAAGCTGTTTAACGAGATTCTGGTTAAGAAGCTTGGGGGATAA